From the Lolium rigidum isolate FL_2022 chromosome 2, APGP_CSIRO_Lrig_0.1, whole genome shotgun sequence genome, one window contains:
- the LOC124689080 gene encoding acidic endochitinase-like has translation MASKQSLAMLLLTVAGLAAGAHAGSIAIYWGQNGNEDSLAQTCATGNFKFVNVAFLFTFGNGQTPVLNLAGHCDPASNGCTFVGAQIKSCQSRGIKVLLSIGGGVVRYGLSSAADAKNVSRYIWDNYLGGTSASRPLGDAVLDGVDFDIESGNSAHWDDLARELKKLSGYKPLSLSAAPQCPFPDASLGPALNTGLFDYVWVQFYNNPPCQFNATAGVGNLASTWDRWTGIPAKQVFLGLPAAPAAAGSGFIQTSDLISTVLPVVKKSSKYGGIMLWSRFHDLQTGYSDMVKSSV, from the coding sequence ATGGCGAGCAAACAGTCTCTGGCAATGCTGCTGCTTACGGTGGCCGGACTGGCCGCCGGAGCGCACGCCGGCAGCATCGCGATCTACTGGGGCCAGAACGGGAACGAGGACTCGCTGGCGCAGACGTGCGCGACGGGCAACTTCAAGTTCGTGAACGTGGCCTTCCTCTTCACCTTCGGCAACGGGCAGACGCCGGTGCTGAACCTGGCGGGGCACTGCGACCCGGCGTCCAATGGGTGCACCTTCGTGGGCGCCCAAATCAAGTCCTGCCAGAGCCGGGGCATCAAGGTCCTGCTctccatcggcggcggcgtcgtcaggTACGGCCTCTCCTCCGCCGCGGACGCCAAGAACGTCTCGCGGTACATCTGGGACAACTACCTCGGCGGCACGTCGGCGTCGAGGCCGCTCGGCGACGCGGTGCTCGACGGCGTCGACTTCGACATCGAGAGCGGCAACAGCGCGCACTGGGACGACCTGGCGCGGGAGCTCAAGAAGTTATCGGGGTACAAGCCGTTGTCCCTTTCGGCGGCGCCGCAGTGCCCGTTCCCGGACGCGTCGCTCGGCCCGGCGCTCAACACCGGCCTGTTCGACTACGTGTGGGTGCAGTTCTACAACAACCCGCCGTGCCAGTTCAACGCCACCGCCGGCGTGGGCAACCTGGCGAGCACCTGGGACAGGTGGACGGGGATACCGGCGAagcaggtgttcctcggcctcccggCGGCGCCCGCGGCAGCCGGCAGCGGGTTCATCCAGACGAGCGACCTCATCTCGACGGTGCTGCCGGTGGTGAAGAAGTCCAGCAAGTACGGCGGGATCATGTTGTGGTCGAGGTTCCACGACCTGCAGACGGGGTACAGCGACATGGTGAAGTCCAGCGTCTGA
- the LOC124689081 gene encoding acidic endochitinase-like, giving the protein MKSRSLTPFLLAGSLVVAFLATCQAGSIAVYWGQNDGEASLAETCASGNYEFVILAFLPKFGKGQTPELNLASHCDPSSGGCRSQSKDIQSCQRSGVKVLLSIGGGDGSYGLSSPGDASQVAMYLWNNYLGGTSSSRPLGDAVLDGIDFDIELGSAKFWNNLATDLKKLGKNGGTTVLLSAAPQCPFPDEWDGGAINTGLFDFVWVQFYNNEECQFSAGRSAFLNAWKKWESVPAGKIFLGLPASKDAAGTGFVPARELTSRVLPLIKGSPKYGGVMLWSKFYDDRTGYSDAIKSQV; this is encoded by the coding sequence ATGAAAAGCCGATCTCTCACCCCCTTCTTGCTCGCTGGCTCCCTCGTCGTGGCTTTCCTCGCGACGTGCCAGGCCGGCAGCATAGCCGTCTACTGGGGCCAGAACGACGGCGAGGCATCGCTGGCCGAGACGTGCGCGTCTGGAAACTACGAGTTTGTCATCCTTGCTTTCCTTCCCAAATTCGGCAAGGGCCAGACGCCGGAGCTAAACCTTGCCAGCCACTGCGACCCCTCGTCGGGTGGCTGCAGAAGCCAGAGCAAAGATATCCAGTCGTGCCAGCGCAGCGGCGTGAAGGTCCTGCTCtccatcggcggcggcgacgggagcTACGGCCTCTCGTCCCCTGGCGACGCCAGTCAGGTCGCCATGTACCTATGGAACAACTACCTAGGCGGCACGTCTTCCTCTCGCCCTTTAGGTGACGCCGTACTCGACGGCATCGACTTCGACATCGAGCTCGGCAGCGCCAAGTTCTGGAACAATCTCGCGACGGACCTGAAGAAGTTGGGCAAGAACGGTGGCACGACGGTGCTGCTGAGCGCTGCGCCGCAGTGCCCATTCCCCGACGAGTGGGATGGCGGCGCGATCAACACCGGGCTGTTCGACTTCGTGTGGGtgcagttctacaacaacgaggAGTGCCAGTTTAGCGCAGGTCGGAGTGCGTTCCTTAACGCATGGAAGAAGTGGGAGTCGGTGCCGGCGGGGAAGATCTTCCTTGGACTGCCGGCTTCCAAAGATGCTGCAGGGACAGGGTTTGTGCCCGCCCGCGAGCTCACCTCGCGTGTTCTGCCGCTGATCAAGGGCTCTCCCAAGTACGGTGGTGTCATGCTGTGGTCCAAGTTCTACGACGACCGCACGGGTTACAGCGACGCCATCAAGAGCCAAGTGTGA
- the LOC124689082 gene encoding acidic endochitinase-like: MASRALTPFQLITFLFLALLATCHAGSIAIYWGQNDGEASLAETCASGNYEFVILAFLPKFGKGQTPQLDLASHCDPSSGGCRSQSKDISSCQSRGVKVLLSIGGADGNYGLTSPGDASQVAMYLWNNFLGGTSSSRPLGAAVLDGIDFDIELGGAKFWNNLATDLKKLGKNGGKTVLLSAAPQCPFPDEWDGGAISTGLFDYVWVQFYNNQECQFDAGRAAFMNAWNKWVSVPAGKIFLGLPASSSKDAAGTGFIPANELTSRVLPLIKGSTKYGGVMLWSKYYDDQSGYSSSIKSYV; encoded by the coding sequence ATGGCAAGCCGAGCTCTTACTCCATTTCAGCTCATCACATTCCTCTTTTTGGCGCTCCTTGCGACGTGCCACGCAGGCAGCATCGCCATCTACTGGGGCCAGAATGACGGCGAGGCTTCGCTTGCCGAAACATGCGCATCAGGGAACTATGAATTCGTCATTCTGGCGTTCCTTCCCAAGTTCGGCAAAGGCCAGACACCACAGCTAGACCTTGCAAGCCATTGCGATCCTTCGTCTGGCGGATGCAGAAGCCAAAGCAAGGACATCAGCTCGTGCCAGAGCCGTGGCGTGAAAGTTCTCCTTTCCATCGGCGGTGCCGATGGGAACTATGGCCTCACGTCCCCCGGTGATGCCAGTCAGGTTGCCATGTATCTGTGGAACAACTTCTTGGGCGGCACTTCCTCCTCCCGCCCTCTCGGCGCCGCTGTACTCGATGGCATCGACTTCGACATCGAGCTCGGCGGTGCTAAGTTCTGGAACAACCTCGCCacagacctcaagaaattgggcaAAAACGGCGGGAAGACGGTGTTGTTGAGCGCGGCACCACAATGCCCTTTCCCGGATGAGTGGGATGGCGGCGCAATCAGCACAGGGTTGTTCGATTATGTGTGGGTGCAGTTCTATAACAATCAGGAGTGTCAGTTCGACGCAGGACGCGCTGCGTTCATGAATGCGTGGAATAAGTGGGTCTCGGTGCCGGCAGGTAAGATCTTTCTGGGACTGCCAGCTTCCAGCTCAAAGGATGCGGCAGGCACGGGATTCATTCCTGCCAACGAGCTCACATCACGTGTGTTACCGCTCATCAAGGGCTCAACCAAGTACGGCGGCGTCATGTTGTGGTCTAAGTACTATGATGATCAGAGCGGATACAGTTCCTCCATCAAGAGCTATGTGTGA